The Setaria viridis chromosome 6, Setaria_viridis_v4.0, whole genome shotgun sequence genome contains a region encoding:
- the LOC117859572 gene encoding uncharacterized protein: protein MPMAAGAGDPAPFAEAAGFGSNHLPPRWGPPPPSPSPAVGKLLPSGAVPRHSYVFDGEGGFAEAPWGLAASGKASRPGEFTWHHVELPRAAPGGAGAGAAAMAKPLHHAQALIELLCPPLTLQEILAFVATGPHCASAAGGGDALLLRVSSPGPVGSAYALRLAARVAETSVVTVSVGGVPRLAFGTTQASLLSEVPLGVAASLSNEGHGGGRAVDGGVVIEERLLESLLAMNHADGAHTDNPVPRTVSNLLVHVLGTHVDHVHDIVTRLEMDLDAIELQLDKGGHFMRKLLLDGRRFPKMHLDLQRLLQVVSHGEQVFPRVKEKCASKSWFSTGDIAALEDLIGRLRRLKENLGFITNRVTTLQASLDSWQSEQINKSLYYLSFLSIIFLPLSIVTGVFGMNVGGVPWTEQNKNPKNRDGFMNVMLICVAILLLLLLCFLFPSLYSHVTTWRTRRELKRNNSQNKRHLKLFKGHKEGYMRL from the exons ATGCCaatggcggccggcgccggcgaccccgCCCCGTTTGCGGAGGCGGCCGGCTTCGGCTCCAACCACCTGCCGCCGCGGTGggggccgccgcccccttccccgTCCCCCGCGGTCGGCAAGCTGCTGCCGTCCGGCGCGGTGCCGCGGCACTCGTACGTGTTCGACGGCGAGGGCGGGTTCGCGGAGGCGCCCTGGGGCCTTGCCGCGTCGGGGAAGGCGAGCCGGCCAGGGGAGTTCACGTGGCACCACGTCGAGCTCCCGCGCGCGGCtcccggcggcgctggcgcgggcgcggcggccatggccaagCCGCTCCACCACGCGCAGGCGCTGATCGAGCTCCTCTGCCCGCCGCTCACGCTGCAGGAGATCCTCGCGTTCGTCGCCACGGGCCCGCactgcgcctccgccgccggcggcggcgacgcgctccTGCTCCGCGTCAGCTCGCCGGGGCCCGTCGGCAGCGCGTacgcgctccgcctcgccgcgcgcgtCGCCGAGACCTCCGTCGTCACCGTCTCCGTCGGCGGCGTCCCGCGCCTCGCGTTCGGGACCACGCAGGCGTCGCTCCTCTCCGAGGTGCCGCTCGGCGTCGCGGCCTCGCTCTCCAACGAGGGCCACGGCGGGGGCCgcgccgtcgacggcggcgtcgtcATCGAGGAGCGCCTGCTCGAGTCGCTGCTCGCCATGAACCACGCCGACGGCGCGCACACCGACAACCCGGTGCCGCGGACGGTGTCCAACCTCCTCGTGCACGTCCTCGGCACCCACGTCGACCACGTCCACGACATTGTCACGCGCCTCGAGATGGACCTCGACGCCATCGAGCTGCAGCTCGACAAAG GTGGTCACTTTATGAGGAAACTTTTGCTGGATGGCAGGAGATTCCCAAAAATGCATCTTGATTTACAGCGCCTGCTTCAG GTTGTTTCTCATGGTGAACAAGTGTTCCCCCGTGTGAAGGAAAAATGTGCGAGCAAGAGTTGGTTCTCAACAGGAGACATTGCCGCCCTTGAAGATCTGATAGGTCGCCTTAGGAGGCTCAAAGAAAACCTAGGATTCATAACAAATAGAGTGACAACACTTCAGGCTAGTCTGGACAGTTGGCAATCCGAGCAGATAAACAAAAGCTTATACTATCTTTCATTTCTCTCCATAATATTCCTTCCTCTATCCATTGTCACAGGAG TTTTCGGGATGAATGTTGGTGGTGTGCCATGGACCGAGCAGAACAAGAACCCAAAGAACCGAGATGGCTTCATGAATGTCATGCTAATATGTGTCGCGATCTTGCTGCTTCTGTTGCTCTGTTTCTTGTTTCCTTCATTGTATTCACATGTGACGACATGGAGAACCCGTCGTGAACTGAAGCGGAACAATTCTCAGAACAAAAGACACCTGAAACTCTTCAAAGGTCACAAAGAAGGTTACATGCGCCTATGA
- the LOC117859573 gene encoding uncharacterized protein, whose translation MGPSVMDGADLPSSSAAAGDRRPESAGHGSGAEDERAAYPPERCEALAAAIAGVLGGALREHEARAAATARSQDEVAAAIDRLNRELDRLLENAPSLVIMQHSARISTIRKRISALNMLLKSIQRRIDNIDRVISTGLTSDHSSPVQSQSLKPK comes from the exons ATGGGACCATCAGTAATGGACGGCGCAgatctcccctcctcctccgccgccgccggcgaccggcgTCCGGAGAGCGCGGGGCACGGTAGCGGCGCGGAGGATGAGCGGGCCGCGTACCCGCCGGAGCGTTGCGAGGCGCTGGCCGCTGCGATCGCGGGGGTGCTGGGCGGCGCGCTGCGGGAGCACgaggcgcgggcggccgccaccgcccggaGCCAggacgaggtcgccgccgccatcgaccGCCTCAACAGAG AATTGGACAGACTATTAGAGAATGCACCTTCACTGGTAATAATGCAACATTCAGCAAGGATTTCCACTATCCGTAAAAGAATTTCAGCACTGAACATGCTACTGAAGTCCATACAGCGCCGCATTGATAACATTGATAGAGTAATTTCGACTGGTTTGACAAGTG ATCATTCATCTCCTGTACAGTCTCAAAGCCTGAAGCCCAAGTGA